One Setaria italica strain Yugu1 chromosome I, Setaria_italica_v2.0, whole genome shotgun sequence DNA window includes the following coding sequences:
- the LOC101759360 gene encoding phosphoglycerate kinase, cytosolic yields MATKRSVGTLGEADLRGKKVFVRADLNVPLDDAQKITDDTRIRASVPTVKFLLEKGAKVILASHLGRPKGVTPKYSLKPLVPRLSELLGVDVVMANDCIGEEVEKLAAALPEGGVLLLENVRFYKEEEKNDPEFAKKLASAADLYVNDAFGTAHRAHASTEGVTKFLKPAVAGFLMQKELDYLVGAVANPKKPFAAIVGGSKVSTKIGVIESLLAKVDILILGGGMIYTFYKAQGYAVGKSLVEEDKLELATSLIEKAKAKGVSLLLPTDIVVADKFAPDAESKIVPATAIPDDWMGLDVGPDATKTFNDALDKTQTIIWNGPMGVFEFEKFAAGTEAIAKKLAELTTTKGVTTIIGGGDSVAAVEKAGLADKMSHISTGGGASLELLEGKTLPGVLALDEA; encoded by the exons ATGGCGACCAAGAGGAGCGTGGGCACCCTCGGGGAGGCGGATCTGAGGGGGAAGAAGGTGTTCGTGCGCGCCGACCTCAACGtgccgctcgacgacgcccaGAAGATCACCGACGACACCCGCATCCGCGCATCCGTCCCCACCGTCAAGTTCCTCCTCGAGAAGGGCGCCAAGGTCATCCTCGCCAGCCACCTG GGTCGTCCAAAAGGTGTCACCCCGAAGTACAGCTTGAAGCCTCTTGTTCCACGCTTGTCTGAGCTCCTTGGAGTCGAC GTTGTGATGGCCAATGATTGCATTGGTGAGGAAGTTGAGAAATTGGCTGCTGCTTTGCCGGAAGGTGGAGTTCTGCTCCTTGAGAATGTTAGATTCtacaaggaggaagaaaagaatgACCCTGAGTTTGCTAAGAAGCTTGCATCTGCTGCTGACCTTTATGTAAATGACGCTTTTGGCACGGCACACAGAGCTCATGCTTCAACAGAAGGAGTTACTAAGTTTTTGAAGCCTGCTGTTGCTGGCTTCCTCATGCAGAAG GAACTTGATTATCTTGTTGGAGCTGTTGCCAACCCAAAGAAGCCATTTGCTGCCATTGTTGGTGGATCCAAGGTCTCGACCAAGATTGGGGTCATTGAGTCTCTGCTGGCAAAGGTTGATATCCTCATCCTTGGTGGTGGTATGATCTACACATTCTACAAGGCACAGGGATATGCTGTTGGAAAGTCTCTTGTGGAGGAAGACAAACTTGAGCTTGCAACCTCACTGATTGAAAAGGCGAAGGCAAAGGGTGTTTCTCTTCTGCTTCCCACTGATATTGTAGTAGCTGACAAGTTTGCACCTGACGCTGAGAGCAAG ATTGTTCCTGCCACTGCTATCCCCGATGATTGGATGGGTCTTGATGTTGGCCCTGATGCCACCAAAACCTTCAACGACGCGTTGGACAAAACCCAGACTATTATTTGGAACGGTCCGATGGGAGTGTTTGAGTTTGAGAAGTTTGCTGCAGGCACTGAG GCCATTGCGAAGAAGTTGGCTGAGCTTACAACCACAAAGGGTGTCACAACCATCATCGGTGGCGGTGactctgttgctgctgttgaGAAGGCTGGGCTGGCTGACAAGATGAGCCACATTTCGACAGGCGGTGGTGCGAGTTTGGAGCTGTTGGAAGGCAAGACGCTCCCAGGTGTTCTTGCCCTTGACGAAGCCTAA
- the LOC101758959 gene encoding 60S ribosomal protein L27a-2 gives MTTSLKKNRKKRGHVSAGHGRIGKHRKHPGGRGNAGGMHHHRILFDKYHPGYFGKVGMRYFHKLRNKFYCPSVNVERLWSMVPADKAAEAGGDKAPLVDVTQFGYFKVLGKGMLPPKPIVVKAKLISKVAEKKIKAAGGAVVLTA, from the coding sequence ATGACGACGAGCCTGAAGAAGAACCGCAAGAAGCGCGGTCACGTGTCTGCGGGGCACGGCCGCATCGGCAAGCACCGAAAGCACCCTGGAGGTCGCGGTAACGCCGGTGGCATGCACCACCACCGGATCCTCTTCGACAAGTACCACCCGGGCTACTTCGGCAAGGTCGGCATGCGCTACTTCCACAAGCTCCGCAACAAGTTCTACTGCCCGTCGGTCAACGTCGAGCGGCTCTGGTCGATGGTGCCCGCTGACAAggccgcggaggccggcggcgacaaGGCCCCGCTGGTGGACGTGACGCAGTTCGGCTACTTCAAGGTGCTCGGCAAGGGGATGTTGCCGCCCAAGCCCATCGTCGTCAAGGCCAAGCTCATCTCCAAGGTCGCGGAGAAGAAGATCaaggcagccggcggcgccgtcgtgctCACCGCATAG